One Candidatus Cloacimonadota bacterium genomic window, AAAGCTTTAACACCAAACTGGGTTGCAAGGATTCTATCAAAAGCACAAGGAATACCACCGCGCTGAAGATGTCCCAGAATTGTTACCCGAATATCAGCTTCCACTCCAGACTTTTTTAGCTCGTGCATCAACCGTATACTTGTACCACCAAGCATAACATTCTCATAACCAACTTCATCACTTTCTTGATAAACAGCAGAACCACCCTGGGGATATGCACCTTCGGCAATTACAATATTGGCAAAACCTCTTCTGTCCTCTGTTCGTCGTTCAACACATTCCTTCACCTTATTAATATTATAAGGAATTTCTGGTATTAGACAAACCTCAGCTCCTCCTGCAAGGGCGGAATGCAATGCAATCCAACCTGCAGATCTTCCCATTACTTCCAATATAATAATCCGATGGTGACTCTCTGCTGTGGTAACTAATTTATCTACTGCTTCAGTGGCAACTTCTACTGCGGTTTGAAATCCGAAAGTATAATCGGTTCCACTTAAATCATTATCAATCGTTTTAGGTACGCCAATAATATTGCATCCCATTTCATACAATCTTTGGGAGATTAGTTGAGAACCATCACCGCCAATATTGATTACTGCTTCTATATTATTATACCTAAGTTTTCTAAGCATTTCCTCTGACCTATCCACTGCTGTCCAATTGCCATCCTTATCTTTGACTGGCCAGGCAAAGGGTCCGCCTTTATTAGTGGTTCCAATTATAGTTCCACCTCGTACATGAATTCCTGCGACAGCTTTTTTATCCAAAAGTCGGATTTCCATTGGTTCTTTTAATATTCCATTAAAGGCATCAATGCTACCAATAATTTCCCAGCCTCTTTCCTGAGAAGCTCGTTTTACTATTGCGCGAATTACAGCATTTAATCCTGGGCAATCACCCCCACCAGTTGCCACAAGACATCTCTTCTTCATTATTTCTACCTCTATCAAAAAATTATTCCTACACTAAAAATTATAGCTTGACTTATAAATCAAACCTCTTAAAAAGTATTATATATAATCTTAATATCTAATTTTTATTAAGATAAATTATAAAAATTTTTATGTCAAGTTTATGTATACAAATATATACTTAAAAAATAAATAAGAATAGAAAATCCCCGGATCTACTAATGTGGAGGTCCGAGGATTTTCTAAACTATTTTGAGTCTACTTATCTAATAAAAAGCATCTTCTTTACCTTTGATTTTTGTTTATCGGTTTCCAATATATAAAAGTAAATTCCATTTGAAACCGGTTTGTTATTTTCATTTTTTCCATCCCATTGAATTGAAGATTGACTATTGAATATTGAATATTGTTTTATCTTTTGCCCTTTGATATTATAAATTTCTATCTTTGCGGTCTTTGCTTCTTTTCTAGAAATATTAAAAGAAATCGTGGTGGAGTTTGTGAATGGATTAGGATAATTGTTTAATTGAATCGAATTATGATTAGGTATCTGTTCGTCATCTACCGTAACAGGTGGTTCATAATTGCCATGTCCTCCATAGGCGCCCATATCATTTATAATTGTTCCCATTGCAGGATATAGTGCAAAGCCCGGATTATTCGGATCTTCCACATCATAATACATCGTATCGGGGTTACCCGCATCTATGCAGGGTGAATATTCCGAGAGATGATAAAGGGTATCTGCAAATAAAGGATCTGTATCAATATTATTACTTCCCTGTCCGAACCAACCTCCGCAGATATCCGAATAATTAATTGTTACTTCATTTCCAGGTCCATACTCAACTATTTCACCACCCGGATTATTCCAAACTATGCTATTCCTCATTATAAGATTACATCCGAGTTGGCACATAATTCCACCACCCAATCCTTCTGTTGAATTGCCACTAAATGTAACATTTGTTATATTTAAACTAGGACCATTAATTGCATTAATACCACCTCCACAATTTTCTGCATAATTATTCGCAATCAACACATTTACCAGATTGAGATTAGTCTCATCCCCACAAACCTGTATACCACCTCCATCAGATAAAGCAGAGTTTCCTATAATAATAACATCCTCAAGTGTTATGTTACCATCATTTACCCAGCCACAAATTCCTCCACCACTCCCTATAGTACTATTTCCACTAATAACGACATTACTAAGTATCGGACTGGAATTATTAAAATAAAGTCCGCCCCAAACACTATTATTACTAATAATAACATTAGCAAGAATTGGATTGGAATTATCATAACAAGCGATACCCCCACCTTCATTTCCGCTAATAGTGACATTATTTAGAATAGGGCTTGATGATTCTTCACAGAAAATTCCCCCTCCAACTCCTATGGCATTGTTATTTATTATATTTACATTTTCTAGAGTTGGATTGGAATTATATATACAACTAATACCACCTCCCCAAGTAGCCGAATTTCCACTAATAGTAACATTAACCAAACTCGGGTTAGAGGAGTCAGTGCAATATATACCACCGCCGTAATAGTCTGTGGTGTTATTGCTAATTGTAATATCAATAAGTGTTGGGCTTGCCTCTGAGCAAAAAACACCAGCACCATTAGTTACAACACTATTTGCTAAAATGATATTCGAAGAGTTAAAAAAACCTACACAGCCAGGATCAAATTTGCAGTATTCAACTTTTGAGCTATCCTGTATCGAAATGTCTGTGTCATAAAAATATAATCCAGCATAATCATTTGTTGTATCTTGAACTGTAAAATTTATAGTATCATTTAATATTCCCTCAGACAATAGCTTTCCATATATTCGAAAATAATACTGATCAGAAAAAATAACATTTACACCCGGTTCAATTACTAAAGCACTATCTACGGGAACATTTATGTGCCCATCAATTATGTAAGGGCTACCATCAATTGTCCAGGTGCCGCTTACATCTCCGTAAGGGATATGTGTTTGAGCAAATGAGATATTAGTTATCACAAAATTGGTTAAAACTATAATAACGAAATAGCAAAGAAATTGTTTTGAATTCTTCATAGTTTTTCTCTTTTTGTTTTTTTATTTAAATTCTATTTAAAAAATTATCTCATTAAATTATATTATGTCAAGTTTAAGATTTTAAATAAATTTATCCGCACTTTCATACAGGATTTAGTGAGCCAAAATAAAAATCCCCAAACCTATATTTGGGGAGATTTGAGGATTTTTAATAGATAAATTTATAAATTATCTGATTACAACCAATTTTTTTATTCTATTGTAGTTCTCCGTCTTGAGTTGGTAGAAATAGATTCCCGTTGAAATGTCTGATACATCTAATATAGCTTTACCATTCTTGCCCTGGATCATTTTAACTAATTCACCCTGAATATTATAGACCTTAATAGTTGCATCCTGAGATTTAGAACTGCCTTTGAGTTGATATTTTATGATTGTAGAATTAATAGCAGGATTTGGATAACTGCCTAATAATTTTGTATTTTCAAATACATCTAACTCAGTAATACTTACCTGAATACCAGTCCCTGTCACTGTAAGAAACTCCCGTTGATTAGGATATACAATAATTAAAACAGTACCGTTGTAAGATTGAGGTGCAGTTGGGTTAAAAGTTAAATCATAAGTTTGACTTTGGCCTAAAGGTATGCTATAAGGAATTTGATTCTTGGCACCAGATTGGGTTCCAGCTTCAGCAACTGTATAACCATTTGGAGTTCTAATGGTGCCGCTTAATGTATCGCCGCCTAAATTATGTATTGTAAACTGTGCAGTGGAAGAATCACCAACTGTTACCTCGCCAAAATCAATAGATGTGGGATCTAAATAAAACACTGGCTCGGGTGGCAATATTGGTGGAAAAGTTATAAAATCAATCCAGGCACAATCACTACCACTACTAACACCAACATCCTTTTCATAAGACCATTTAAAAGTGTGATTACCTGATGTTACTGTATAAGACTCTTCACCCCAGGAAACACTCCCTGCCCATTGTCCTTGCTGAGCACCATCTATGTAAAATCTTAGATAATCATAATTAGCTTCTGATGATACTTTGCGATAAAAAGAAATAGTTCCAGTAAAAACATCCGCATTAATTGATAATTCTGTAGTTTGATTGTCAGAAATTGTTCCTGATTTTGTACAATAAGTACCTTCATAAGGATTTTCTGTAACAACTGTCCAATTTGCATCGCCGCCTTGCACCCAATCATAACTGGAGAAATCCCCTGTTTCAAAATCTTCAATAGATAAGCCTACAGGTTCATAAAAGGATTCTGAAGCGGAATAACTCCCTGCAGTTACAGTATACGCAAGAGGTATTGTAATACCGATTGGCGTGTCGGAAGCTACTGTAATATTAAACATCGCACTTTCAGTAGAATCTACAGGAATAACACCTAAATCGGATGTTCCTGTGTTAATAGTAATATACTCATTACTACAGGATAAGTTTCCAGTGGCATTTGGAGAGTCTGAATGACCATCATTAGTTGTGGGGATTATTAAATGAACTGTTTCTCCAGGATCTAAGCGTCCATTATTATTGCCACCAGAATCATCAATTATTAGGTCGCCGATAGTCAGATAAGGGGCGTTAATTACAATGGCAAATGAAGCTTCCCAGGTATCTTTTGCACTTCCTGTTATTTCTAAATCAAACATAACTATATGTTGGTCTGGAATGTCATCAGCAATATCAAAATCAAATGCATCAATTCGTGTTCTTGCTCTACCAGCTATAATTGTACCAAAATTTCCTGTACTATCAGTTATTGTGATATAATCATCTGCAGTTGATAATGTTGCAACCACATCATATGCATTTTGTATGCCAACATTTTTGAGGGTCATACCCAGTAATATCTCTTCACCGAAGTCTGGTTCGCCGTTATTATTGCCTAATGCATCATTAATCATATGAGAATCATATACAACATAAGGACCGCTTGGCGGAATAATTTCTACAGAAGCAGAATAGCGGTAATAATTCTGCTTGGTAATAGTAACTATCATATTGTTGCCCGGTAATTGCGGTGGAATAGTAATATTAATAGGTGTTCCGATTCCTTCACCAATACCAATAATTTCTCCATTCACAGTTAATGAGATAAGGGCCTCCTCATTTGCCGTTACAGTGAAGAAATCAACACCACTTAATAAAACAGGGTTATGAATTACAGTTAAGTCCTGTGGCATTTCTGAATACACAGTAGTAAATGCATCTCCATGGTGATGAAACAGATGATAAACTGTATTTTTAGAACCTGGGTTAGTTGGCCAACTTGAAACTTGAAGATAATATTTCCCAGAAGCATTAGCAAAACACGGAAGAATAAAGTTAGTATCAAAATCATTTCCTCCATATCCTGGGTCAAAATCATGCCACATATTATCATACATTCCCCAAACATAAGTATCGTTCACAAAAGAGAATGAAACCTCTGATGCTGCAATAATACCAAGTGCTCCTTTCTCATGACGGTGGAATGCTTCTGCGAAGCACTCACTACACCAATTGTACTTACCTGTTAAACAATTTACAGAAAAGACAAAAGTAAGATCATCATTGTTCAATCCAGCAAGGTCGCTATTGTGATAACTGGGGTCGCCCCAGCCAGTTTCGCCACCATGGTCTCTGTGCTGTATCATAAAGGCACCGCTATTTATATCATTATTTATACGATATGCATTTCCGCCCCAATCCGTAAGGTGTGATGGAGTTGCTGGAATATAACCAAGACCAGTGGGTCCAAAATAATTGACTATTATACTGGTATTTGAATTAGTTGACCAGTAAGAAGGTGCACCACCACTATAACCAGCGTATTCACGGACAGGTGATTTGCCTAAAACATTCTCCCAAAATCCATATATTATATCACTACAGAGAATAAACCAGCGATCTGATTGCCAGCCTCCAGCAGAAATAGGATGATTGTAAAAATCTGGATTTGTTGGTGGAGTCCGTTCATAGTTCAAAGCTTTTCCAATCATTGTTGATAAATCATCTTCATCTTGTGCCGTTATACGAGCAAAAACTATTTCCGGAAGATCGTCGCCATCTACATCAGCATAGATATTGTCAGAAGCACACGGATTATATCCTCCATACCAGATAGGAGAAACAATTGTGTTGCCTGTTGTTCCATAATCACCCAATAACAGAACTGCAACAGGAGCAGGGTCCCAAGTATTGTATGCATTGTTGATATAGTTTTCAATTGCTGTTGTAGTGTTTCCACCAACTTCAGTGGTTGCCACAACACCTGTAAGAATACCTTGTAAGGTTCGAAAAACCTTGATAGAATCTGCCCATGCAATGAAATCTGGGTCATCAGGTGTAATAATAAGATATTCAAAACCATCACGAGATTTTGAGGAGTAATTATAATCCATCTTGGGCAGAGAAACATAGTTAAGTAGCACATCACTTAATATTGGATCCCACCAGCGACTGCGTAGCCTGTCTTCACCAAAATGTCCATTTCCACCATTAAAGGTGACATCAACTTTCAAATCACGATAAACAATCAATTCTTTTGTTACGGGATTATACTGAAATGGTGTAATGCCAAGTATTACAGCATCAACACCACGAACTTGCATAGGCTCAGAAATTATCACAGAATTTTCAGGATAGAAAGCATCTTTTGAGTATATTTCTAAATTTTTACTGTATTCAAGTGGTCCTGTTTCAGTTTCAAGAGGGATACGATATGCTGGTGCCATATCTATATCCTGGAATGTTTCCGTGCGTAAGGCAATGATTTGAACATTGGCTGATGCTCCCTGAGGAATTGCAATATAACGACCAGAACATGGTAGGTCGGGTGCACCGGCATCGTTGGGAAGAAAGACTCCTGAAAGATGCAAGGTTTGCATAATCTTCCCATTAATTTCTCTGTCCTCTAAAAAGAATTCTGTGATTGAAAAAGTTATTTCAATACCAGATTCATTTGCACTATCTAAATTATAGCCAGAATTTCCCCAGCTATCTGTATATGTTATTGCTATTGCATAAGCATTATTTACGCTGAACAAAAATACACTTGAAAAAATAAAGAGAAGTAAAAATAGTGGTAAATGCTTTTTTTTCATAATATTCCGCCTTTCAAAATAAACCTTATTTATTTAATACAAAAAAAATGTTGCAATATTTTTTAGTCAAATTATTTTGAATAAAATTTATTATTTTTTGAAAAATTCAAGGAGAAAAAATTATTTATAATTAATCTAACTTGACAAATAATGCCCAAAAATTATGATTATAAAAATTTTCAAGAGGGTTTTAAATAGGTATAATAATGAATTATAAAAGTGATAAAGAGCTCAGAGTTCGTTTTGCACCCAGTCCAACAGGGTTTCTACATGTTGGCGGACTAAGAACAGCACTTTTTAATTATCTTTTTGCAAGAAAAAATAACGGAAAATTTATTCTTCGCATTGAGGATACAGACCGCAAAAGATATATTCCTGGTGCATTAGAAAAACTGATATCCACCTTAAAAGAAATCGGACTTGCTTATGATGAAGGTCCGGATATTGGGGATTCTTACGGTCCTTATGTTCAATCTAAACGGATAGATATTTACAAAAAGTATGCTA contains:
- a CDS encoding C25 family cysteine peptidase, translated to MKKKHLPLFLLLFIFSSVFLFSVNNAYAIAITYTDSWGNSGYNLDSANESGIEITFSITEFFLEDREINGKIMQTLHLSGVFLPNDAGAPDLPCSGRYIAIPQGASANVQIIALRTETFQDIDMAPAYRIPLETETGPLEYSKNLEIYSKDAFYPENSVIISEPMQVRGVDAVILGITPFQYNPVTKELIVYRDLKVDVTFNGGNGHFGEDRLRSRWWDPILSDVLLNYVSLPKMDYNYSSKSRDGFEYLIITPDDPDFIAWADSIKVFRTLQGILTGVVATTEVGGNTTTAIENYINNAYNTWDPAPVAVLLLGDYGTTGNTIVSPIWYGGYNPCASDNIYADVDGDDLPEIVFARITAQDEDDLSTMIGKALNYERTPPTNPDFYNHPISAGGWQSDRWFILCSDIIYGFWENVLGKSPVREYAGYSGGAPSYWSTNSNTSIIVNYFGPTGLGYIPATPSHLTDWGGNAYRINNDINSGAFMIQHRDHGGETGWGDPSYHNSDLAGLNNDDLTFVFSVNCLTGKYNWCSECFAEAFHRHEKGALGIIAASEVSFSFVNDTYVWGMYDNMWHDFDPGYGGNDFDTNFILPCFANASGKYYLQVSSWPTNPGSKNTVYHLFHHHGDAFTTVYSEMPQDLTVIHNPVLLSGVDFFTVTANEEALISLTVNGEIIGIGEGIGTPINITIPPQLPGNNMIVTITKQNYYRYSASVEIIPPSGPYVVYDSHMINDALGNNNGEPDFGEEILLGMTLKNVGIQNAYDVVATLSTADDYITITDSTGNFGTIIAGRARTRIDAFDFDIADDIPDQHIVMFDLEITGSAKDTWEASFAIVINAPYLTIGDLIIDDSGGNNNGRLDPGETVHLIIPTTNDGHSDSPNATGNLSCSNEYITINTGTSDLGVIPVDSTESAMFNITVASDTPIGITIPLAYTVTAGSYSASESFYEPVGLSIEDFETGDFSSYDWVQGGDANWTVVTENPYEGTYCTKSGTISDNQTTELSINADVFTGTISFYRKVSSEANYDYLRFYIDGAQQGQWAGSVSWGEESYTVTSGNHTFKWSYEKDVGVSSGSDCAWIDFITFPPILPPEPVFYLDPTSIDFGEVTVGDSSTAQFTIHNLGGDTLSGTIRTPNGYTVAEAGTQSGAKNQIPYSIPLGQSQTYDLTFNPTAPQSYNGTVLIIVYPNQREFLTVTGTGIQVSITELDVFENTKLLGSYPNPAINSTIIKYQLKGSSKSQDATIKVYNIQGELVKMIQGKNGKAILDVSDISTGIYFYQLKTENYNRIKKLVVIR
- a CDS encoding right-handed parallel beta-helix repeat-containing protein yields the protein MKNSKQFLCYFVIIVLTNFVITNISFAQTHIPYGDVSGTWTIDGSPYIIDGHINVPVDSALVIEPGVNVIFSDQYYFRIYGKLLSEGILNDTINFTVQDTTNDYAGLYFYDTDISIQDSSKVEYCKFDPGCVGFFNSSNIILANSVVTNGAGVFCSEASPTLIDITISNNTTDYYGGGIYCTDSSNPSLVNVTISGNSATWGGGISCIYNSNPTLENVNIINNNAIGVGGGIFCEESSSPILNNVTISGNEGGGIACYDNSNPILANVIISNNSVWGGLYFNNSSPILSNVVISGNSTIGSGGGICGWVNDGNITLEDVIIIGNSALSDGGGIQVCGDETNLNLVNVLIANNYAENCGGGINAINGPSLNITNVTFSGNSTEGLGGGIMCQLGCNLIMRNSIVWNNPGGEIVEYGPGNEVTINYSDICGGWFGQGSNNIDTDPLFADTLYHLSEYSPCIDAGNPDTMYYDVEDPNNPGFALYPAMGTIINDMGAYGGHGNYEPPVTVDDEQIPNHNSIQLNNYPNPFTNSTTISFNISRKEAKTAKIEIYNIKGQKIKQYSIFNSQSSIQWDGKNENNKPVSNGIYFYILETDKQKSKVKKMLFIR
- a CDS encoding ATP-dependent 6-phosphofructokinase, which codes for MKKRCLVATGGGDCPGLNAVIRAIVKRASQERGWEIIGSIDAFNGILKEPMEIRLLDKKAVAGIHVRGGTIIGTTNKGGPFAWPVKDKDGNWTAVDRSEEMLRKLRYNNIEAVINIGGDGSQLISQRLYEMGCNIIGVPKTIDNDLSGTDYTFGFQTAVEVATEAVDKLVTTAESHHRIIILEVMGRSAGWIALHSALAGGAEVCLIPEIPYNINKVKECVERRTEDRRGFANIVIAEGAYPQGGSAVYQESDEVGYENVMLGGTSIRLMHELKKSGVEADIRVTILGHLQRGGIPCAFDRILATQFGVKAFEMVLEKKFGYMAAFKHPDIVAVPIKDAISKYNFVSVKSNLVHTAKGVGISFGD